ATATTCCTCTTTCTTGTCAATCCATCTTTCCTGAGGCGAAATACCTTGAAGAGGGTCTCCACCTTGACGAACGGCATTCACCCAAACGGCATCACCACCAATTTCTGTAGATCCATATGCATATCCACCTGCTTGATCGATTTTTCGAAGAACACGTAACATACTGGCTTTATTTTCTACTGCAACAActtcaaaagaaacaagATTAAAATCTTCAACAAGTTCACAAATAGCTTTGTTTAAATCACTATAGCGCTGAAGACGTTTATCTCTATCAAGCAAAGGCGCCAAATATGAAAGGTCTTGTACTTCggtaaaaaaatctagTTTCATTGGTAAAGTTCCATACGTACAAAGCAAATCAGCCTTCgacaaaatatttacatgTGGCATGTCCAGCTGAAGCATCCCCTTTAGGCAAACAAGCAGTGCACTAACATATGCAGAAGGATTCGTGCAGCAATATGCATCTACAA
This portion of the Schizosaccharomyces pombe strain 972h- genome assembly, chromosome: I genome encodes:
- the gpn2 gene encoding GTPase Gpn2 is translated as MPFCQVVVGPPGSGKSTYCFGMYQLLSAIGRSSIIVNLDPANDFIKYPCAIDIRKVLDVEMIQKDYDLGPNGALIYAMEAIEYHVEWLLKELKKHRDSYVIFDCPGQVELFTNHNSLQKIIKTLEKELDYRPVSVQLVDAYCCTNPSAYVSALLVCLKGMLQLDMPHVNILSKADLLCTYGTLPMKLDFFTEVQDLSYLAPLLDRDKRLQRYSDLNKAICELVEDFNLVSFEVVAVENKASMLRVLRKIDQAGGYAYGSTEIGGDAVWVNAVRQGGDPLQGISPQERWIDKKEEYDKYEWELEQKSTMDEDENEG